Proteins from a genomic interval of Kitasatospora herbaricolor:
- a CDS encoding acyl-CoA dehydrogenase family protein, with the protein MIGHAPGDTTPDTTGPGLAARLDAVADGLSGRLAAEEPGLRAEEYERDAGAVLTALKDTRATTMLVPSDCGGRGASAADAVRFQRALGTLAPSAAIASTMHHYKIAALGGVAAAGDEHARAILTDLARGAELVASGGAESVPGKDLRSLGSRAVRDGDDYLVTGVKRPCSLSTSMTTMSLMVELRSPEGESEGFAQAFVPAGAPGLEREPFWRSPVFLAAESHAVRLSGVRVPRGRVFPLRGEPGRRFATDCYTWFQLLVAASYLGVATCLAQATAPERRAGSRGWTEAAARLDRLEAGLLDAAHAVDRGAGAAERLNLAVRARDAVEDEVGAVGGLLLRSAGGGSFARTGFFTLLAGGLHAIAFHPPQRGAREGIGLEPLDPRSKDKH; encoded by the coding sequence GTGATCGGTCACGCGCCCGGGGACACCACCCCGGACACCACCGGGCCCGGCCTGGCGGCCAGGCTCGACGCCGTGGCGGACGGGCTGTCCGGCAGGCTGGCGGCGGAGGAGCCCGGGCTGCGCGCCGAGGAGTACGAGCGGGACGCCGGCGCCGTCCTCACCGCGCTGAAGGACACCCGCGCCACCACCATGCTCGTCCCGTCCGACTGCGGTGGCCGAGGTGCCTCGGCGGCGGATGCCGTCCGGTTCCAGCGCGCTCTGGGCACCCTGGCGCCGTCGGCGGCGATCGCCAGCACGATGCACCACTACAAGATCGCCGCGCTCGGCGGTGTCGCGGCCGCCGGGGACGAGCACGCCCGGGCGATCCTCACCGACCTCGCCCGCGGCGCCGAACTGGTCGCCTCGGGCGGCGCGGAGTCCGTCCCCGGCAAGGACCTCCGCAGCCTCGGCAGCCGGGCCGTCCGCGACGGCGACGACTACCTGGTCACCGGGGTGAAGCGGCCCTGCTCGCTCTCCACCAGCATGACCACGATGTCCCTGATGGTCGAGCTGCGTTCGCCCGAGGGGGAGAGCGAGGGCTTCGCGCAGGCCTTCGTCCCCGCCGGCGCGCCGGGGCTGGAGCGGGAGCCGTTCTGGCGCAGCCCGGTCTTCCTCGCCGCCGAGAGCCACGCGGTGCGGCTCTCCGGCGTCCGGGTGCCGCGGGGCCGGGTCTTCCCGCTCCGGGGCGAGCCGGGCCGCCGGTTCGCCACCGACTGCTACACCTGGTTCCAGCTGCTCGTCGCCGCCTCCTACCTCGGCGTCGCCACCTGCCTGGCACAGGCCACGGCGCCGGAGCGGCGGGCCGGCTCGCGCGGCTGGACCGAGGCCGCGGCGCGGCTCGACCGGCTGGAAGCCGGCCTGCTGGACGCGGCGCACGCGGTCGACCGGGGCGCCGGCGCAGCTGAGCGCCTCAATCTGGCCGTCCGGGCGCGGGACGCCGTCGAGGACGAGGTGGGCGCCGTCGGTGGCCTGCTGCTGCGCTCGGCCGGCGGCGGCTCGTTCGCGCGCACCGGCTTCTTCACCCTGCTCGCCGGCGGCCTGCACGCGATCGCCTTCCACCCGCCGCAGCGCGGCGCGCGCGAGGGCATCGGCCTGGAACCGCTGGACCCGCGATCCAAGGACAAGCACTGA
- a CDS encoding peroxiredoxin-like family protein, translating into MLKPRQPVPTLDVPLVGGGRWVLADQHPDRFTLVVFYRGVHCPMCRAHITELDGLIDKFAEVGVTSVIAVSGDDEDRAQRAVEEWGLSRVQVGHGMTLASMREWGLYISKAIKEGQPNEFGEPGVFIVRPDGTLYAAVQTSMPFLRPHLDEVVETIRWINENDYPARGEV; encoded by the coding sequence ATGCTCAAGCCTCGACAGCCGGTGCCGACCCTCGACGTCCCCCTGGTCGGCGGCGGCCGCTGGGTGCTCGCCGACCAGCACCCGGACCGTTTCACCCTGGTGGTCTTCTACCGCGGCGTGCACTGCCCGATGTGCCGGGCGCACATCACCGAACTCGACGGCCTGATCGACAAGTTCGCCGAGGTCGGGGTGACCTCGGTGATCGCCGTGAGCGGCGACGACGAGGACCGCGCCCAGCGGGCCGTCGAGGAGTGGGGGCTCTCCCGGGTGCAGGTCGGCCACGGGATGACCCTGGCCTCGATGCGCGAGTGGGGGCTGTACATCTCCAAGGCCATCAAGGAGGGCCAGCCGAACGAGTTCGGCGAGCCCGGCGTGTTCATCGTCCGCCCGGACGGCACGCTGTACGCCGCGGTGCAGACCTCCATGCCGTTCCTGCGGCCGCACCTCGACGAGGTCGTGGAGACGATCCGCTGGATCAACGAGAACGACTACCCGGCCCGGGGAGAGGTGTGA
- a CDS encoding enoyl-CoA hydratase/isomerase family protein: MPVITAATASMKCEVRPDRVALVEFSQAHEQNPFSRARMRELTRLMLDLDADDSVGCVVLYGGPGRSFGAGGDFNEVSEFHGGDEVDAWIDDITELYSTVAGISKPVLAAIDGFAIGVGLQIALCCDLRIGSSASTLVMPEFRVGIACNFGGYMLETVVGRSVMQDMLYTCDEWPAERALADRLLHEVTAPEDLLDRALERAARIAGYTAAAVQSTRARVNGPYVQGLQRVREEGKRSHRTAFSAGEAQQRMRRIIGKA; this comes from the coding sequence ATGCCAGTGATCACCGCCGCGACGGCGAGCATGAAGTGCGAGGTGCGGCCGGACCGGGTCGCCCTGGTGGAGTTCTCCCAGGCGCACGAGCAGAACCCGTTCAGCCGGGCCCGGATGCGCGAACTCACCCGGCTGATGCTGGACCTGGACGCCGACGACAGCGTGGGCTGCGTGGTGCTGTACGGCGGCCCCGGGCGGTCCTTCGGCGCCGGCGGCGACTTCAACGAGGTGTCGGAGTTCCACGGCGGCGACGAGGTCGACGCCTGGATCGACGACATCACCGAGCTGTACAGCACCGTCGCCGGCATCTCCAAGCCCGTGCTGGCCGCCATCGACGGCTTCGCGATCGGCGTCGGCCTGCAGATCGCGCTCTGCTGCGACCTGCGGATCGGCAGCAGCGCCTCGACCCTGGTGATGCCCGAGTTCCGGGTCGGCATCGCCTGCAACTTCGGCGGCTACATGCTGGAGACGGTCGTCGGGCGCAGCGTCATGCAGGACATGCTCTACACCTGCGACGAATGGCCCGCCGAGCGCGCGCTCGCCGACCGGCTGCTGCACGAGGTCACCGCGCCGGAGGACCTGCTGGACCGGGCCCTGGAGCGGGCCGCACGGATCGCCGGCTACACCGCGGCGGCCGTGCAGTCGACCCGCGCGCGGGTCAACGGGCCTTACGTGCAGGGCCTGCAGCGGGTCCGCGAGGAGGGCAAGCGCTCGCACCGCACCGCCTTCTCCGCCGGCGAGGCCCAGCAGCGCATGCGCCGCATCATCGGGAAGGCCTGA
- a CDS encoding TauD/TfdA dioxygenase family protein, with protein MTTATSRTLTESGMGTVITLTGDDRAPDAGSDTRTPLTALTALGEEVRTAALSGGCVLVKGLDLDEQQFQTLVHAMGRTVDHKFGEGQADLLKLNASHDPGKVVTGRGMLPLHTDGLLVGERTDLIILYAHEFSDAPGSGETFICDQLAAWAEMPDHLRGPLDRAGALEYLVEERGYFPNVPEDWYAVPSVRDHGRVRSLNLALNFPAGTATRGWQVRVPGLSPEESDTFLGELDAYLREPRFTYQHRWSVGDLVVIDNQRTLHGRTAIGAGGTRVLFRGQITL; from the coding sequence ATGACCACCGCGACCTCGCGCACCCTGACGGAATCCGGCATGGGCACCGTGATCACGCTCACCGGCGACGACCGCGCCCCGGACGCCGGCAGCGACACCCGCACCCCCCTCACCGCCCTCACCGCCCTCGGCGAGGAGGTCCGCACCGCCGCCCTGAGCGGCGGCTGCGTCCTGGTGAAGGGGCTCGACCTGGACGAGCAGCAGTTCCAGACCCTGGTGCACGCGATGGGCCGCACCGTCGACCACAAGTTCGGCGAGGGGCAGGCCGACCTGCTCAAGCTCAACGCCTCGCACGACCCCGGCAAGGTCGTCACCGGCCGCGGCATGCTGCCGCTGCACACCGACGGCCTGCTGGTGGGCGAACGCACCGACCTGATCATCCTGTACGCGCACGAGTTCTCGGACGCGCCCGGCTCCGGGGAGACGTTCATCTGCGACCAGCTGGCCGCCTGGGCCGAGATGCCGGACCACCTGCGCGGACCGCTGGACCGGGCCGGCGCCCTGGAGTACCTGGTCGAGGAGCGCGGCTACTTCCCGAACGTCCCCGAGGACTGGTACGCCGTCCCCTCGGTGCGGGACCACGGGCGGGTCCGCTCGCTCAACCTGGCGCTGAACTTCCCCGCCGGCACCGCCACCCGTGGCTGGCAGGTGCGCGTGCCCGGCCTCTCCCCCGAGGAGTCGGACACCTTCCTCGGCGAGCTCGACGCGTACCTGCGGGAGCCGCGCTTCACCTACCAGCACCGTTGGAGCGTGGGCGACCTGGTCGTCATCGACAACCAGCGGACCCTGCACGGGCGCACCGCGATCGGCGCGGGCGGCACCCGGGTGCTGTTCCGCGGCCAGATCACGCTCTGA
- a CDS encoding EamA family transporter → MNLVLALASALVLGSADFVGGLAAKRAAAAVVVIWSNAAGLATALLLVTVLSRSGTGWGDMLWGGLAGLCGSVGAILLYRALAGGVMSLVAPTTAAAAAALPVVAGVLTGDRLTTLAVLGVVTALGAVLLVSLGDATPDADGGRRETLRSLGLALLAGAGFGAFFVLLSRTPGHSGPWPLVWARCASLTLLLGIAAARRTSLRLPAAAARPALLSGLLDMASSALFLVAVRGGSLAVVGLLSSLYPVSTVVLARFVLKERIRPVQHCGVALAVGSVLLFAYR, encoded by the coding sequence GTGAATCTGGTCCTGGCCCTGGCATCGGCCTTGGTGCTCGGCTCGGCCGACTTCGTCGGCGGGCTGGCGGCGAAGCGGGCGGCGGCGGCCGTGGTCGTCATCTGGTCCAACGCCGCCGGCCTGGCGACCGCACTGCTGCTGGTCACCGTGCTCTCCCGGTCCGGTACCGGCTGGGGCGACATGCTGTGGGGCGGCCTGGCCGGACTCTGCGGCAGCGTCGGCGCGATCCTCCTCTACCGCGCTCTGGCCGGCGGGGTGATGAGCCTGGTCGCCCCCACCACGGCCGCGGCCGCCGCGGCGCTCCCGGTCGTGGCGGGGGTCCTGACGGGCGACCGCCTGACCACGCTCGCGGTGCTCGGCGTGGTCACCGCGCTCGGCGCCGTCCTGCTGGTCTCGCTGGGCGACGCGACCCCCGACGCGGACGGCGGCCGCCGCGAGACCCTGCGCAGCCTGGGCCTGGCGCTGCTCGCCGGGGCCGGCTTCGGGGCCTTCTTCGTACTGCTGTCCCGCACCCCCGGCCACTCCGGCCCCTGGCCGCTGGTCTGGGCCCGGTGTGCCTCGCTCACCTTGCTGCTGGGCATCGCGGCCGCCCGCCGGACCAGCCTGCGGCTGCCCGCCGCGGCCGCCCGGCCGGCCCTGCTGTCCGGGCTGCTGGACATGGCGTCGAGCGCGCTGTTCCTGGTCGCCGTCCGGGGCGGGAGCCTCGCCGTGGTCGGACTGCTCTCCTCGCTCTACCCCGTCAGCACGGTCGTGCTGGCCAGGTTCGTGCTCAAGGAGCGGATCCGGCCGGTCCAGCACTGCGGCGTGGCCCTGGCGGTCGGCAGCGTGCTCCTGTTCGCGTACCGCTGA
- a CDS encoding methionyl-tRNA formyltransferase — protein sequence MRVVFMGYQTWGHRVLEALLASEHEVPLVVTHPTSNHAYETIWNDSVAELAERHGIPVLERKYADDDETKERIRAVEPELLVSSDWRTWVAPEVYGLAKHGAINIHDALLPRYGGFAPLNWALVNGESEVGVTVHFMNEDFDLGDIVVQRRVPVEDRDTVTDLFHKTVELFAPATLEALDLIASGRTDWTKQDPAEATLFHKRSVEDSRIDWRLPARDIVNLVRAQVDPYPNAFAFFKGERVRILSASVSGSRLGGTVGRVFRPEGEGVAVVCGPDARRGSEPGVVLERLRTDDGREFTGVEFFRVMGGYLTGHP from the coding sequence ATGCGCGTCGTCTTCATGGGGTACCAGACCTGGGGCCACCGCGTGCTGGAGGCCCTGCTGGCCTCGGAGCACGAGGTGCCGCTGGTCGTCACCCACCCGACCAGCAACCACGCCTACGAGACGATCTGGAACGACTCGGTCGCGGAGCTCGCCGAGCGGCACGGCATCCCCGTGCTGGAGCGCAAGTACGCCGACGACGACGAGACCAAGGAACGGATCCGGGCCGTCGAACCCGAGCTGCTGGTCTCCTCCGACTGGCGCACCTGGGTCGCACCGGAGGTCTACGGCCTGGCCAAGCACGGCGCGATCAACATCCATGACGCGCTGCTGCCCCGCTACGGCGGCTTCGCGCCGCTCAACTGGGCGCTGGTGAACGGCGAGTCCGAGGTGGGCGTGACCGTCCACTTCATGAACGAAGACTTCGACCTCGGCGACATCGTCGTGCAGCGACGCGTCCCGGTCGAGGACCGGGACACCGTCACGGACCTCTTCCACAAGACCGTGGAGCTGTTCGCCCCGGCCACCCTGGAGGCGCTCGACCTGATCGCCTCGGGCCGTACCGACTGGACGAAGCAGGACCCGGCCGAGGCCACCCTCTTCCACAAGCGGTCGGTCGAGGACAGCCGGATCGACTGGCGGCTGCCCGCCCGGGACATCGTCAACCTGGTCCGGGCGCAGGTCGACCCGTATCCGAACGCCTTCGCCTTCTTCAAGGGCGAGCGGGTCCGGATCCTGTCGGCCTCGGTCTCGGGCAGCCGGCTCGGCGGCACCGTCGGACGTGTCTTCCGGCCCGAGGGCGAGGGCGTCGCGGTCGTCTGCGGTCCGGACGCCCGCCGGGGCAGCGAGCCCGGCGTGGTGCTGGAGCGGCTGCGCACCGACGACGGGCGGGAGTTCACCGGGGTCGAGTTCTTCCGCGTCATGGGCGGCTACCTGACCGGCCACCCCTGA
- a CDS encoding class I adenylate-forming enzyme family protein has product MSADGSRPPGRLYTAFRAVALAAPRAPAVVTPDGAVSSYGSLLAAVEAAAGRLAAPADTGAPAPAGREALGLAVGDPGTFVALYLAAAKLGIVTVLLDSRLPGPELAREAARFDVARLAVDEGSAPGSFELRPVADAPRHRALVLDGYRDEDFVVHCTSGSTGEPKGIVMTQEAISARVRYWSSDLELTPADVVLCALPLAHCHGIDVLTLPALLSGATVVFARGHELTARGLARRIAEHRVTVTSGLPVMYRMLTAARGVPASSLAGLRLAISGSAPLPVDTQRAFLERYGLPLRQVYGLSEIGVICFDRAYAGAGSIGLPVTGVEWRLVPVAGEGDGSEPLHELHVRGPALARGYYRDPAATAEMFEDGWLLTGDFVRAEPDGWHVRGRRSGFINVAGSKVGPLEVEAALRDCPGVLDSAVVGVPDPASTERVAALVVTGDGFDPGAVRRRLGERLLPHQLPQRYEFAPALPRTPLGKTDYAAVRRLMHDEGFDT; this is encoded by the coding sequence GTGAGCGCCGACGGGTCCCGGCCGCCCGGCAGGCTGTACACCGCCTTCCGGGCGGTCGCCCTGGCCGCCCCGCGGGCGCCCGCCGTGGTCACCCCGGACGGCGCGGTGTCCTCCTACGGGTCGCTGCTGGCGGCGGTCGAGGCCGCGGCCGGGCGGTTGGCCGCGCCGGCGGACACCGGGGCGCCCGCGCCGGCCGGCCGCGAGGCCCTGGGGCTGGCGGTCGGGGACCCGGGCACGTTCGTGGCGCTCTACCTGGCCGCCGCGAAGCTCGGCATCGTGACCGTGCTGCTGGACAGCCGGCTCCCCGGGCCCGAACTGGCCCGCGAAGCGGCCCGGTTCGACGTGGCCCGGCTCGCCGTGGACGAGGGGTCCGCGCCGGGATCGTTCGAGCTGCGGCCGGTCGCCGACGCGCCGCGGCACCGCGCCCTGGTCCTGGACGGCTACCGGGACGAGGACTTCGTGGTGCACTGCACCTCCGGGTCCACCGGGGAGCCCAAGGGCATCGTGATGACCCAGGAGGCCATCTCGGCGAGGGTCCGGTACTGGAGCTCCGACCTGGAGCTGACCCCCGCCGACGTGGTGCTCTGCGCACTGCCGCTGGCCCACTGCCACGGCATCGACGTGCTGACCCTGCCCGCCCTGCTGAGCGGCGCGACGGTGGTCTTCGCGCGCGGCCACGAGCTCACCGCCCGGGGACTGGCCCGGCGGATCGCGGAGCACCGCGTCACCGTGACCAGCGGGCTGCCGGTGATGTACCGGATGCTGACCGCCGCCCGCGGGGTGCCGGCCTCGTCGCTGGCCGGCCTGCGGCTGGCGATCTCCGGCAGCGCGCCCCTGCCCGTCGACACCCAGCGCGCGTTCCTGGAGCGGTACGGGCTGCCGTTGCGGCAGGTGTACGGCCTCTCCGAGATCGGCGTGATCTGCTTCGACCGCGCCTACGCGGGCGCCGGCTCGATCGGCCTGCCCGTCACCGGGGTCGAGTGGCGGCTGGTCCCGGTGGCGGGTGAGGGGGACGGCTCCGAACCGCTGCACGAACTGCACGTCCGAGGGCCGGCGCTCGCCCGCGGCTACTACCGCGATCCCGCCGCCACCGCGGAGATGTTCGAGGACGGCTGGCTGCTGACGGGTGACTTCGTCCGGGCCGAGCCGGACGGCTGGCACGTCCGCGGCCGGCGGTCCGGCTTCATCAACGTCGCCGGGAGCAAGGTCGGTCCGCTGGAGGTCGAGGCCGCGCTGCGGGACTGCCCCGGAGTGCTGGACAGCGCGGTGGTCGGGGTCCCCGATCCCGCGAGCACCGAGCGGGTCGCCGCCCTGGTCGTCACCGGCGACGGCTTCGACCCGGGCGCGGTCCGCCGCCGGCTCGGCGAGCGACTGCTCCCGCACCAGCTGCCCCAGCGCTACGAGTTCGCGCCGGCGCTGCCGCGCACTCCGCTCGGCAAGACCGACTACGCCGCCGTCCGGCGGCTGATGCACGACGAGGGGTTCGACACGTGA
- a CDS encoding argininosuccinate synthase: MKIVLAYSGGLDTSVALHWLKERYNAEVVAFCADIGQIESLETVRERAVRTGASEVFVEPLTDRYLNDFALPALRSHARYENKYLVAAPLSRPLIAQRMVEIAHEVGADAVAHGATGKGNDQVRFFTSVTALDPGLKVLAPVIDWELRTREEELDYARKHGIQVSVGKENPYSIDTNIWGTSIECGELDDITLAPPARAWQLTNSPQQAPDQPRQVTIGFESGHPVTLDGEKLGLTELVTRLNAVAAQHGVGRVDIVESRIVGFKTRGIYEAPAATLLMAAHEELEAIVLDRETLHHKQGMAARYAELVYYGYWFSDLRRAMDAFTDSLQGPVTGEVTLELYKGSFAIAGRRSPFSRYSGALATYEAGDTFNHQAGAGFAYVWSLPLTRPAAGGQV; the protein is encoded by the coding sequence ATGAAGATCGTGCTGGCCTATTCCGGAGGACTGGACACCTCCGTCGCGCTGCACTGGCTCAAGGAACGCTACAACGCCGAGGTCGTCGCCTTCTGCGCCGACATCGGCCAGATCGAATCGCTGGAGACGGTCCGGGAGCGCGCCGTGCGCACCGGTGCCTCCGAGGTCTTCGTCGAGCCCCTCACCGACCGCTACCTGAACGACTTCGCGCTGCCGGCGCTGCGCTCGCACGCCCGGTACGAGAACAAGTACCTGGTCGCGGCGCCGCTCTCGCGGCCGCTGATCGCCCAGCGGATGGTCGAGATCGCCCACGAGGTGGGCGCGGACGCCGTCGCCCACGGCGCCACCGGCAAGGGCAACGACCAGGTGCGCTTCTTCACCAGCGTCACCGCCCTGGACCCGGGCCTGAAGGTCCTCGCCCCGGTCATCGACTGGGAGTTGAGAACCCGCGAGGAGGAGCTCGACTACGCCCGCAAGCACGGCATCCAGGTGTCGGTGGGCAAGGAGAACCCGTACAGCATCGACACCAACATCTGGGGCACCAGCATCGAGTGCGGCGAGCTGGACGACATCACCCTCGCCCCGCCGGCCCGCGCCTGGCAGCTGACCAACAGCCCGCAGCAGGCCCCGGACCAGCCCCGACAGGTCACCATCGGCTTCGAGTCCGGGCACCCGGTCACCCTGGACGGGGAGAAGCTGGGCCTCACCGAGCTGGTCACCAGGCTCAACGCGGTGGCCGCGCAGCACGGCGTCGGCCGGGTCGACATCGTCGAGAGCCGGATCGTGGGCTTCAAGACCCGCGGCATCTACGAGGCTCCGGCCGCCACCCTGCTGATGGCCGCGCACGAGGAGCTGGAGGCGATCGTCCTCGACCGCGAGACCCTGCACCACAAGCAGGGCATGGCCGCCCGCTACGCCGAACTGGTCTACTACGGCTACTGGTTCTCCGACCTGCGGCGGGCGATGGACGCCTTCACGGACTCGCTGCAGGGCCCGGTCACCGGCGAGGTGACCCTGGAGCTCTACAAGGGCTCGTTCGCGATCGCCGGCCGCCGCTCGCCGTTCTCCCGCTACAGCGGCGCGCTGGCCACCTACGAGGCCGGCGACACCTTCAACCACCAGGCGGGGGCCGGATTCGCCTACGTCTGGTCGCTGCCGCTGACCCGCCCCGCCGCCGGGGGTCAGGTCTGA
- a CDS encoding FMN-binding negative transcriptional regulator, whose amino-acid sequence MYTREHFSLPPEAVHEFVRARSFGVLATCHQGRVFTSPLPVDLRVDEDGELFVAGHVARANGMSKAFGSAPPATLTVLGPDSYVPAEWFGTRSRIPTWFYCAVEISGRLELSDPARTRADIEVLIDRLQRRTVEGSSWTLDEIPADLTTSYLRNIVGFRLTGLDLASCFRLNQNKDGMESLAEALTTSDVAARQELADLVRRPPTAPAG is encoded by the coding sequence ATGTACACCAGAGAACACTTCAGCCTGCCGCCGGAAGCCGTGCACGAGTTCGTGCGCGCCCGCTCGTTCGGCGTCCTCGCCACCTGCCACCAGGGGCGGGTGTTCACCTCCCCGCTGCCCGTCGACCTGCGGGTGGACGAGGACGGCGAGCTGTTCGTCGCCGGGCACGTCGCCCGGGCCAACGGGATGTCGAAGGCCTTCGGCTCCGCCCCGCCCGCGACCCTCACGGTGCTCGGCCCGGACAGCTACGTGCCGGCCGAGTGGTTCGGCACCCGCAGCCGCATCCCGACCTGGTTCTACTGCGCCGTGGAGATCTCCGGGCGGCTCGAACTCAGCGACCCGGCCCGCACCCGCGCCGACATCGAGGTGCTGATCGACCGGCTGCAGCGGCGTACCGTCGAAGGCTCCTCCTGGACGCTGGACGAGATCCCCGCCGACCTCACCACCTCGTACCTGCGGAACATCGTGGGCTTCCGGTTGACCGGCCTCGACCTGGCCTCCTGCTTCCGGCTGAACCAGAACAAGGACGGCATGGAGAGCCTCGCCGAGGCCCTGACCACCAGCGACGTCGCCGCCCGCCAGGAGCTCGCGGACCTGGTCCGCCGGCCGCCGACCGCCCCCGCCGGATGA
- a CDS encoding asparagine synthase C-terminal domain-containing protein — translation MAPLSKWCVVTNVPVPALAPLAQCADLGDLWVHHRGPAGTALPGTLPFTLDVRTLTAPSAAPSAAPASTLRIDGDAVTVRISALNEDPVYYAANRLRGSFAYFTDLLLAPLVLPALGLPVELTPGVPSGERATLLRGVERLRHGTVSRHRRADGGWLRESTDRHDPVSDFRDPHRDDALAAGEAQLDALAAEITRIREAEPAGAGYATLLSGGIDSGTVTYLAATAGLPVTPYSVATPWGDELDDAAELCAELGLELRPVHLSEDEIIASVPEAVRWLGVADPEVVEVALTATSVQRLAAVPADRVVLTGYGSDLINAGLYRPFDHRDDLIDQVLSAVDRTRLSNELSNRMPLAYGTTTHHPFWAWPVMRTALETTPECKVSAGREKFHLRTAMGARVPEQIAWRRKIAVHHGGGLQQGVMRRLEKETGTARRELLYQACFAELVDRAAEGELEPVDPWALLERAVRRVRAQ, via the coding sequence ATGGCTCCGCTCAGCAAGTGGTGCGTGGTCACCAACGTCCCCGTCCCGGCCCTCGCCCCGCTGGCGCAGTGCGCCGACCTCGGCGACCTGTGGGTGCACCACCGCGGCCCGGCCGGTACCGCCCTGCCCGGGACCCTGCCGTTCACCCTGGACGTGCGGACCCTCACCGCGCCCTCGGCGGCACCCTCGGCGGCGCCCGCCTCCACCCTGCGGATCGACGGCGACGCCGTCACGGTCCGGATCTCGGCCCTCAACGAGGACCCGGTCTACTACGCGGCGAACCGCCTGCGCGGCAGCTTCGCCTACTTCACCGACCTGCTGCTGGCCCCGCTGGTGCTGCCCGCCCTCGGCCTGCCCGTCGAGCTGACCCCGGGCGTCCCGTCCGGCGAGCGGGCCACCCTGCTGCGCGGCGTCGAGCGGCTGCGGCACGGCACCGTCTCCCGGCACCGCCGCGCGGACGGCGGCTGGCTCCGGGAGAGCACCGACCGGCACGACCCGGTCAGCGACTTCCGCGACCCGCACCGGGACGACGCGCTCGCCGCCGGCGAGGCCCAGCTCGACGCGCTGGCCGCCGAGATCACCCGGATCCGGGAGGCCGAACCGGCGGGCGCCGGCTATGCCACGCTGCTCTCCGGCGGCATCGACTCCGGCACCGTCACCTACCTCGCGGCCACCGCGGGGCTGCCGGTCACGCCGTACAGCGTGGCCACCCCCTGGGGCGACGAGCTGGACGACGCGGCCGAGCTCTGCGCCGAACTGGGCCTGGAACTGCGGCCGGTCCACCTCTCGGAGGACGAGATCATCGCCTCCGTGCCGGAGGCCGTCCGCTGGCTGGGCGTCGCCGACCCGGAGGTCGTGGAGGTGGCCCTGACCGCCACGTCCGTCCAGCGCCTGGCCGCCGTCCCGGCCGACCGGGTGGTCCTGACCGGCTACGGCAGCGACCTGATCAACGCCGGCCTCTACCGGCCCTTCGACCACCGGGACGACCTGATCGACCAGGTCCTCTCGGCGGTGGACCGGACCCGGCTGAGCAACGAACTGTCCAACCGGATGCCGCTGGCCTACGGCACCACCACCCACCACCCGTTCTGGGCCTGGCCGGTGATGCGCACCGCGCTGGAGACCACGCCCGAGTGCAAGGTCAGCGCTGGCCGCGAGAAGTTCCACCTGCGCACCGCGATGGGCGCCCGGGTGCCGGAGCAGATCGCCTGGCGCCGCAAGATCGCCGTCCACCACGGCGGCGGTCTGCAGCAGGGCGTGATGCGCCGGCTGGAGAAGGAGACCGGCACCGCCCGGCGCGAGCTGCTCTACCAGGCCTGCTTCGCCGAGCTGGTGGACCGCGCCGCCGAGGGCGAGCTGGAGCCCGTCGACCCCTGGGCCCTGCTGGAGCGCGCCGTGCGGCGGGTCCGCGCGCAGTGA